From Vigna unguiculata cultivar IT97K-499-35 chromosome 5, ASM411807v1, whole genome shotgun sequence, the proteins below share one genomic window:
- the LOC114184405 gene encoding F-box/FBD/LRR-repeat protein At5g22700-like has translation MTDRISSLPDEVLCYILSFLPTKLSVSTSILSKRWRPLWRSVPAFDLDYPCPNWNILSHPGFFIYICTFIVSQILKQPIQRLRLRTSHFQSRLVDGNVIMSFVRGAASRGTVQHLDLHLYFSTLIDMSYDLACCKTLRVLKLNSVTLAVFSSADFPLLKVLHLSSIHILDGNHVHQILSACPDVEDLKIEIAYKPTFCGYEDINEFKRLPNLLRAVIDKDVVPLEVVCNVQFLKINIKAGDGETSDPIPVFHSLTHLEIMDCYYYYRNNPSIYCHDVFRLLEHCPKLQNLSTDKST, from the exons ATGACTGATAGAATAAGCAGTTTGCCAGATGAAGTGTTGTGTtacattctctcttttcttccaaCCAAACTATCGGTTTCAACCAGTATTCTCTCCAAGAGGTGGAGACCTCTCTGGCGCTCAGTTCCTGCGTTCGATTTGGACTATCCCTGTCCCAACTGGAATATATTATCACATCctggtttttttatttacatttgcACCTTCATCGTTTCCCAGATTTTGAAACAACCCATCCAAAGATTGCGTCTCAGAACTTCTCATTTTCAATCAAGGCTTGTTGATGGTAATGTAATAATGTCATTTGTTAGAGGTGCTGCTTCCCGAGGCACGGTTCAACATCTTGATCTCCATCTTTATTTCTCTACTTTAATTGATATGTCATATGACCTAGCTTGTTGCAAAACTCTAAGGGTTCTCAAATTGAATAGCGTGACATTAGCCGTGTTTTCTTCGGCTGATTTTCCCTTACTTAAAGTCCTGCATCTTTCCAGTATTCATATTTTAGATGGTAATCATGTTCATCAAATTCTATCTGCATGTCCTGATGTTGAGGACTTGAAAATTGAGATTGCATATAAACCAACTTTTTGTGGCTATGAGGATATAAACGAGTTTAAACGATTGCCTAATTTGCTTAGAGCTGTTATTGATAAAGATGTAGTTCCCTTGGAAGTTGTTTGCAATGTTCAGTTTCTGAAGATAAACATCAAG GCAGGTGACGGAGAGACTAGTGATCCCATTCCTGTATTTCATAGTTTAACTCATCTTGAAATTATggattgttattattattatcgcaATAATCCTTCCATATACTGCCATGATGTGTTCAGATTGTTGGAGCATTGTCCCAAGCTTCAAAATCTTTCCACTGATAAG TCTACCTAG